The nucleotide sequence TGTCTAACTTTGAGTATGTTTTACCGGTCATCCGAGGCATACAAGCGGGACGGGAGTATTATCTGTCTATGTGTCCTTTGCCACTTCTGCCGAAGTTGTTTCCTTTGCCAAAGGAGGATAAGCCGCCAGCAAGCCGCTCTCAACGGCGTTTAAATCCAGCGAGGGCGAAACAAATTTATCAATATGTTTTTAAAAACCGAGGTGATTATATTTTTTCTGCGCTGACTGCCTCTATTGATGCGGATGTCATTTTTGAACCTTTGGGGGAGAAGGGGGAGCAAACGAAGATCGGACGCTTGAGAATACCAATGGAGGCAGAATTAACCCTACAGGATGGGTTACATCGGCGGGTAGCATTGGAGATGGCGTTAAAGGAAAATCCTCAGTTGAGTTATGAGGCGATCGCGGTTATTTGGTTTTTGGATGTGGGGTTAGAACGATCACAACAGATGTTTAGGGACCTTAATGGGTTCGGGGTGCGTTCTTCGTTATCTTTGAATGTGCTTTATGATCACAGAGATCCAATGGCGAGGGTGACTAGAGGGGTACTGGAAAGGGTTGAAGGGTTGCGGGTGTTGACGGACTTGGAAAGGGATAGTTTAGGGAAAGGTTCTGATAAGCGGCTTACTCTCCACAAGGTTTATCAGGAAACCGTTAGGGTATTGGGGGATCATCGGGATAAGAAGTTAGAGGAACAGATCGAGTTAGGGGTTAGGTTTTGGCAAGAAAAATTAAAAACTTTTGACTTTTCTGTTAATGCTTCTGCTACAAGATCTGACCATTCAACCAGAGAAGATTAAAATGAAGAATGACCCGATATTTTATCGAATTTTTAAAGAGTTTCCCCGTACATTTTTTGAACTTATTGGGGAACCGGTTGAGGAGGCGAACCATTACCGTTTTGACTCTTGTGAACTGAAGCAGACTGCATTTCGTATAGATCGGTTGTTTCTACCTGTTGATGAGGGTTATCCTCTCTATTTTGTGGAGGTACAATTCCGATATGAGGCGAATTTGTATGCGGGGTTATTTGCTGAAGTTTTTATCTATCTTAACCAAAATGATCCGACTCAGGATTGGCGGGGAGTGGTTATTTATGGCAGTCGGCGTTATGAACCGAGGCAAGTTTTGCCTTATGAAGATTTGCTAAGATCTGATCGAGTGAGGAGAATTTATTTAGATGAGTTGCCGCAGGAGTGTTTTAGTTCTTTGAATTTGCGGCTTGTTGAGTTTATTATAAGTGGGGAGGATGCGGCAGTCCAGAAGGGGCGGCAGTTAGTGGAGGAAGTTGATAGGATTGAAGATGAGGATGAAAGGTTAGAGATTCTTGGGTTATTAGAAACTCTTATTGCTTATAAGTTTGATAATCTTACTCAGGAGGAGATAAGACAGATGTTTAGTTTGGATGAGTTCAAAAAGTCTAGGTTGTATCAGGATATTTATCGAGAAGCACAAGAAAAAGGTCTAGAGAGAGGTCTAGAGAGAGGTCTAGAAAGAGGTCTAGAGAGAGGTCGAGAAGAAGCTAAGTTACAGACTATTGATGCTTTATTTAGACGAGGGTTTTCTGTGGAGGATATTGCTGATATTGTTCAGTTGGATGTGGAGAGGGTTAGGCAGAGGGTTCAAAGTGTAGGGGAGGGTTAGGGGTTGGATAGGTTTAGGGAACATTAAATTAAAAGAAATGATTGAGCTAGTAGGGTTTAGTATTCTAGCCATCCAAGCGCTGTCTTAGCGGCATGAACAGCCATATTGACTGGGTTAACATTAGCTGATATTTTATATCGTTTAGCAGTATTCTTGGCATTGAGATCTAGTTTTATTACGTTTCCTTGCCAAAGATTGCCACTTTTTTCCCAATCTAATTCAGCTATTTTTGAAACTTTTTCAGGTGCAAAAATATTATTATCTTCGTTGTATGTACAGTAAAGTAAACGACCTAAAATTTCTAACCCTACGCTTGTTCCAAGAAGACAGTTATCTTTAAATTTGATAATATTGTCAACAGTCAAATTTTCTATACTGGTTTCACAAATATGTCGAGTTTGACTGCACTCAGCAAAAAATTGATTTAGACAACTAATTAAAGTTTGAGAAGCTTGTTCTACATCATAATCTTCTAGTTCATCTTGAGGATTATTGACAAAAGCACAACTCACTAATTTTGCAATATAATTAGTTGTATAAATTAATTTTTGTTTAGTGGCGGGAGAGTTTTTAATTTTTTCAGTCTTATTAAAGAACATAAGCACTTGTTCAAGCAAATTTTTAGTAATTCCTACTCTTCCTTCAAATTCTCCAAAAGAAAGGAGTAAAGATTTGTCAAGAGCTTTGGTTTGTGCCATATCACGGAAATCTGTTTGACATTGATTAAAATTCGCTTCTAAAACAAGAGTAACGGGAAAATCATTATCTCCTATCCATTCCGCATCAGGACTTTCAATTAAATCGTGAATAGCTTGTTTGCGATGTTGACCATCAGTAATATCTAGTTTAACTCCCCGAGGAATGACAATTAAAGCAATGCCTCTACCCATTTGAATTAACTTAATTTTTTCAGGATCAACATTTGCAGTGAGTGTCCCTAAAATCCAAGGTTTATTTTGTTTTGCTCGTTTGAGAATATATTGTTTTACCTCTTCAGCGTGCCCCTTGATCTCGGGGCGATTTTTGCCTGAATCAGGATCATTGCCTGTAGAGGGTTTAGCTTGAAGTAAAGTAGGCAAATCGTGAGCAGGAACGTTTATTTGAATCATTTTCCGTTTTCCTTGCTGACAAATTAATCCCGGATAGCATTTTTCCCTATAATACTTAGCGAAATAGGGTTCCAGCAATTCATCAAGCCGAGGGGTATGTTCACTATCATCTTTAAATTCAGACATCATTAGAACTTATACAATTTAATAAAAACCTACTTAACCATCATAATCGCCAACCAACGACATCGAAAACTAGGACTATACGAGCTTTTCAAACATGACAACCACCCAGTCTCCACAATTTCCCTTACGTAATGTTTCCCAATTGGTAGAAGACATAGCAACATTAACTAAAGAAATTCAAGAATTGTACTGCCAGGATGATATTCCCTGGATTGTTGGTGTATCGTGGGGAAAAGATAGCACTACCGTATTACAACTGATCTGGAATGCGATAGCGGCTCTACCTCTAGAAAAACGACATAAAACTATTCATGTCATTACTACAGATACTCTAGTAGAAAATCCGATTGTGTCTGTCTGGGTGCGTAAATCCATAAAAAAGCTTCAAAATGCTGCAATTCAGCAACAAATGCCTGTGAAACCTCATCTACTTCATCCCTCTTTAAAAGAAAGCTTTTGGGTATGTTTAATAGGAAAAGGATATCCTGCACCTCGAAATGGTTTTCGTTGGTGTACTGATCGTCTGAAAATACAGCCTGTCAACTACTTTATCCGTGATATGGTTAGAGCGCATGGTGAAACAATAGTTGTTTTAGGTATTCGTAAAGCTGAGAGTGCAACTCGTGCAGCTACAATGAAAAAGCACGAAGAGGACAGATTACGCGATCGCCTTAGTCCTAATGGTCGCCTAATTAATTCTCTAGTTTATACCCCTATTGAAGACTGGCGGACTGATGAAGTTTGGTTATATTTGATGCAGTGGGAAAACCCTTGGGGACATAGTAATAAAGAGTTATTTGCCATGTATCGGGGAGCAACAGCAGATAATGAATGTCCTTTGGTTGTAGATACTTCTACGCCTAGCTGTGGAGATTCTCGCTTTGGTTGTTGGGTTTGTACAATGGTTAGCAAAGATAAATCTATGGAGGCGATGATTCAGAATGATGAAGAAAAAGAATGGTTACAACCTCTGTTAGATATTCGCAATGAATTAGATGTACAAGATGATAAAGATAAACGGGACTTTCGTCGTATTTACGGTAGAGTAGAACTATTTGGTAAAGAAGAAATAGAACCCATACCCGGTCCTTATACTAAATACTGGAGGGAACACTGGTTAAGACGGGTACTCCAAGCACAAGTCGAAGTGCGAAAAAATGCCCCAGAAGACATGAAAGACATCACCCTAATAACTATGGACGAACTAAGCGAAATCCGGCAAATTTGGTTAGATCAAAAGCATGAATTTGATGATAGCTTACCGAAAATATACGAAGAAGTCACCGGCGAACCATTTAAAGATCCTCGGCGAGAACTCGAACGCCGCCTCTTAGGTGAGGATGAATGGAATGTCTTAGCGGAAATTTGCGGCGATGACGTAATGCACCTAGAATTAATGACTAAACTCCTCGATACTGAGCGGCAACATTACACAAAAACTCGTCGCTCAAATATCTACAACGAACTGCAAAAATGCTTTGAAACCAGTTCAAGGTCCCGAGAAGATGCCATAGATAACGCACACCTGAAGCGGCATTTAAAAACCGCCGCCGCACAAGGAGACGTAGAAAGCATCAAACAGCAATTAACCAACCCCGAAAAAGAAAACGGAGATCTAAAAATCATCAAAGAAAAAATCAAAGAGAATTTAAAAACCCCAGCCAACAATCAGCAACAATTATCATTATCTTGGGGCAACCTCAAATTTAGTAATCAACCCACAGAACCCGAAGAAGAATAAAACAACTAAAAAAAATCCGTTCATAACCATTACCCCTCCCGAGTTCTCCTCTGTAACTCTGCGTTTTTGCTTTAAAAAAATCCCCCTCACACAAAGAGAATAGGGCTGTTTCGTTCTTTTGAAATGCTCTCAGGCTGAAGCCTCTAGCTATACGAACTAAGCCTGCCTACGCAGGCTAAAAGGCTTATAATTTGTATTTAGCCCGCGCCGGCGGGCTTTGTCCGTATAGCCCAACCCTTCAGGGTTAGGGCGTTTTTGCTTTAAAAAAACCCCTCACAGAAACAGAGGGGTTAAACCAGAGGTCAAAAAGCTCAACTTTGAGGCACCCAAAGACCATGAAAACCATAAGGAACACGCTGAGGAATAAGAACCCGGGCCACCGGTTCATACTCCAAATTCTGCGCCGCCAAAATCACCAACTCCGAAGAATCAGTAGACTGATCATAAACAAAAGTTATCAACCAACCATCATCTTCTGAACTTCCTAGAGGGTTGGGAGCAAAAACCGCCTCACCCCCATAACGACCCAAACCATACTGATAACGCCAAGAATTCCCCGTTTCTAGGTCATATTTAATGATCCCATCCCACAAAGGAAGTTCATCAGGTTTGATCGTCATGCTATAACCATAACGATTTTTACGTCCCACATAAGCCGGGTTGAGGGTAGGAAATTCTGAAGGAACATCATCTAAAATTTCCTCTTTAACAGAATTATCCCGAAGATTAAACCGCCATCTCGTCAAAAAGGGAATATCATTTTTATTGGCCATTTCTGGGTCATTTACCATCCCTAAAACACTGGTTGCTTCCATGCGACAGGCCAGTAAAATTACCTCATCTCCCTCTTCATAAGCATTGAGAGTATGGTAAATGAAGCAAGAGTTAGTCTCAAACCAACGTATCGAGTCCGGTTCTCCATGACGAGGAAGAATACCAAAATAACTGGGGGTATGAGATTCAAATTGAAAAGCCGCTTCTCCTTTAGCCATTTTTTCGGGACGGAAAGTAAGCGGTAAATTAGGAAATATACTGTAATGTTCAGTGATAGCAAAATCGTGCATCATCACCCCTACCGGTAACTCAATGGGTACAAGTTTACTTAATTTCCCATCGGCTGAGACAATGCCATAATGTAAGAACGGGGGAGTAATCATATTGTAGCCAATAAACATCATTTCCCCAGTGACCGGATCGACTTTAGGATGAGCGGTAAAAGGTGTATTTAATTTACCCTCAAAGGTTTGGGAACCCACAGTATCTAAACTCGGAACATCAATTAAATAGGGTTCTCCTCCTTCCCAAAGAGACAAAAGTTGTTGATGGTGCCAAACTAAAGCGGTATTAGAAACATTTTTAAAACTCAATTCAGGTTCTAAGTCTCTTGGGCCTAATATCCCGCCATAAAGCGCTTTTCCGGCTTGATGTTCTTTCATAAAACCGGCAGTTTTCACATAGCGGTTACGATAGGTTGCTTGAGAGTCTTTAATCTCGACTCCATGTAACATTCCATCCCCATCAAACCAATGATACATCCCCAAAGGATCAAATTGAGGGTTTGGGCCATTGCGAACGAAACTACCTCGTAATTCTGGGGGAATTTTGCCGATAACCTTTAAATTTGTACTGGTTATTTCTTGATGAACTGGGGCAAAGTTTCCCGCTAAAAAAGGACTAATCTCAGCAATTGCTGTTGGCTCTACCATAGCGATTATTCAATTCGTCAATTCCTTACTATATAGATTTTTTCAGATTTTGGGTGATGACGCTGGTTCGGTTTTTTTGGGTTAATTTCCCACCTTGATATTTTTGACAATTTTTGATAAAATCCCAGGAAAAAATCGCTTAAGATAGACAGCAATCATTTCTTTTCTAGCAATATAAATTTCTTCCTGGTCTTTTTCAATAGCCTGAAGTATTTTTTGGGCACAGACATCTACAGAAATTCCTAACTCTTGATTTTTATCCATCTGATTATATTTAGCTCCCTCTGCGGTAAAAGCATTCAGACTAATAGAAGTTTTAACATATCCCGGACAAATCAAAGTAACTTTAATATTATCTTGCCAAACTTCGGCTCGTAACGAGTCAAAATATCCCTGTAAAGCGTGTTTAGAAGCCGCATAAGACGAACGCATCTTTGTAGCAACTTTTCCCGCCACACTAGAGATAATAACCAGATGACCGGATTGTTGTTTTTTCATCACTGTTAATACAGATTTGCTCAGAGTGATAGCCGCAAAAAAATTGACTTCCATTATTATTCGTTCTACCTCAGAAGAGGTTTCCACTGCCAAAGATCTTTGAGTCACTCCTCCGTTATTAATTAAAATATCGACCGTACCAAATAAACTAATCGCTTCCTGTGCTAAGATTGGCAAAGTATCGGGTTGATTCAGGTCAAGCGGCAAAATTTTAATCTCATCAGGATTAATTCCCTTGCAATTGTCTTTAACTCGTTGTAATTCGTTTTCTCGTCTGGCTGATAAAATCAATTTTCCTCCCTTCTCGGCAATTTGATAAGCCAAAGCTTCGCCGATACCTGATGAAGCCCCTGTAATCCAAATAACTTTATTTTTAATTTCGCTCATGGGGGTTTTTCCTCCTAACAAATTTTTAAAATTATTGTTTTTATTATACTTTAAATAAAAAAATATAGTATGATATAAAAATCCTTGTAAATTTAGCGATACCTAATGATTTTTACCGAACTCGTCTTAGAGAACTTTGGCCCTTATGCAGGCAAACATACCATAAACCTACGACCAGAAATAGAAGAAAATACCCGCCCTATTATCTTATTTGGCGGCATGAATGGAGGCGGAAAAACAACTCTAATGGATGCCATGCGCCTCGCCTTATATGGTTCTCGTGCCCAATGTTCTACGCGAGGAAATTTAAGTTATAGCGACTTTTTGAGTCAAGCAGTTAATAGTCAAACCCCCCCTTATGAAAAAGCGCGAATAGAACTAGCCTTTGAACATTTTCAAGACGATGAATTACTAGAAATAAGAATTGTGCGTTACTGGGAAAAAAAACCCAAAGACGGAAAAGACCATTTAGGAATTTTAATCGGAAAATCCGATCAAGAATTAGTAGAGCCAGCCCTAGCTAATACCTGGGATGAATATATCGAAACCCTCCTGCCATTAGGAATTTCTAACCTCTTTCTTTTTGACGGAGAACAAGTCAAAGAACTGGCAGAACAAGACATCCCCCCTCAAGCGGTAATAGAAGCCATTCAATCCCTATTAGGACTCGGGTTAGCTGAAAAATTATCCATAGACTTAGACATTTTAGTCAGTCGTAAGCGTAAAGAAATCGCCACTGGATTACAACTAAAAGACCTAGAAAAAATCGAAGAAAAATTAAAATATTATCAACAGGAATCCGAAGCCGCCAACCGAGAATTAGGCAATCTCAAAAATCAACTAGAAAGGGCTGAGAAAAAAAGAAAAGAAGCCTCAAATAAATTCCGAGTACAAGGAGGAAAAATAGCCGCTCAAAAAAACCAACTTGACCTAGAAAAAAAAGCACTAGAAAAAGCGGCAGAAGAGAGTCGAAAAGACTTGTGTCAGTTAGCGGCAGGGATCTTACCTTTAGAATTAATAAACCCGCTTCTGCAACAAGCCAAAAACCAAGGAGAACAAGAAATCAAAATTCAACAGGCTAAAATCGCCAAAAAACTTTTACAAGAACGAGATCAAAAGTTATTATCTTATCTATCTGAACTCGCTTTACAATCGGAAAAACTGAAAAAAATACAAAGCTTTCTCGAGCAAGAAAACCAAATTTTAAACCAAACAACAGAAGCCGATCACACCTCTTTTTTAAACCTGAATGAAGAAGAATTAAAACAATTAACAAACATTTTAGACCATCAACTTCCTCTCGAAACAAACCAGGCTAAAAAGCAAGTTGAATTGCTCGAAAAAATCGAAACAGAAATGGAAAGCAAAGAAAAAGAATTAGCCTTAGCCGCTTCTCCCGAAGAGTACGATAAACTAGACAAAGCCTTACAGGAAGCCGACCAAGAACTGCGAAAATGTCAAGCGGCTTATGAGGCCTGTCAACGGCGTTTTGATGAAGCCAAAAAAGGCAGCGACAAAACCAAAAAAGAACTCGAAAAATATAGCGAAGAAGCCATCGACTATCAAAACAACGAACACCTAATTAAAGCCGCCGCAAGAGCCAAACAAACCCTACAACTATTTAAAGAAAAATTAACCCTAAAAAAATTAAATAAACTCGAAGGAGAAGTGAGCCAATGCTTTAGATATTTACTCCATAAAACCGACCTCGTAAATCGTGTAGCCATTGATACGCAAAACTTTAGCCTTTCCCTGTACGATCCCAACGGCGAACTCATCCCTAAACATCGACTCTCAGCCGGAGAAAAACAACTCCTAGCCATAGCATTTTTATGGGGACTAGCGCGAGTATCAGGAAGAAACTTACCCGTAGCCATTGACACCCCTTTAGGAAGACTAGACTCATCTCATCGCAGTAACTTAGTAGAACGTTATTTTCCCACAGCATCCCATCAAGTCATCCTCCTATCGACAGATACAGAAATCGGCAAAACAGAAATAGAACAATTGAAAGAACTCGATGCAATAGCCTTGCAATATCTGCTAAAATATGACTCAACTAAACGTCAGACTACCATCGAGCCTAATCGTTACTTTTGGTAAAAAATATTAACTAAAAAAAATGAGTAATTCCTACAATGAAGGCCAGCAAGAACTTTCCAACCAACTAGCCGAAATAAAACTGCAATTAACCCGACTAACAGAACTGAGTAGCCGCTTAGCATGGGTTGAAGAAACTCTATTATTAGTAGAAGACATTTATCGCTATGAAAAATTACAAAAAGCCTTATTAGAAGGAGACTGGTTTGAAGCCGACTTAGAAACCATTAAAATCATATTAGACCTAACCGGTAAAGACAAAGACAACCTGAAACCAGAAGATATTCAATACTTTCCGGTGGCATCCTTAAAAGTCATCGATAAACTGTGGCTAAAATACAGTCAAGGAAAATTTGGTTTTACCGTACAACTAAAAATTTACCAACAATTGGGAGGCAACCTAGACACCACCATCGCTAAAGATCAAAAACTGATTGAAAAGTGGGGCGAACAACTGGGATGGAGAGACAACCATCAATGGCGAAAATGTGATGAACTAGATTATAGTTTTAACGCGCCAACAGGTTGTCATCCTTCGCAATGGTGGAACTCGCCTTATGGATCAAAAATGACCAACTATTTTCTTGCCCGTCTGATCAAAGCTAATCTATAAAAGTAATGGAAAGCCCAATAGAAAGAATACATATATCTCAAACAGCCAGAGAGCAACTCATTAAACTAAAACGATATACCAAGATAGAAAACTGGAATATCTTATGTCGTTGGGCTTTTTGTCGTTCCCTAGCTGAACCGAGTATTCCCTCGCCGGTGCCTCTGCCGCCTAACAGCAATGTTGAAATGAGTTGGCAAGTCTTTGGCGGAGAAATGGCCGATGTATTGCTGATCGCCTTAAAAATGCGCTGTTACAATGATGGACTCGGAACAGATCAAGAAACATTAGCTCATCAATTTCGTCTTCATCTCCATCGAGGAATTGGATACTTAGCTGGAGATATGACCATCAAAAAAATCGAAAATTTAATTACCATCCCTTTAAAAGAGAACCGGCAATAGAGGGAAAGCTAAAAAAACTCCTGATAAATGACTAATTACTAACGACTAATAACTAATAACTAATAACTAATGACTGATAACAAAATAGCCATTCCCATCAATGCCGATGTGCTGTGTAGTGATGAAAAATGTGGCAAATCATCTCATGCCATTATTAACCCCATCACTCAAAACATCACTCATATAGTAGTTAAAGACTCTGACTTACCCGAGTCTAGCCGGCGTATAGTTCCTATCGAGAAAATTAGCACCACCACATCAAACACAGTTACCCTCAATTGCAGCAAAGAAGAACTCGCACAAATGCAAGCCTTTACAGAAAGTCATTATATTAAACCTGATAACGACACTCTGGCAACCATGCTTCAGATAGAACACTATGAAGAAACCCTGCTGAGTGATCCCTATATACTGCCTTATGCCATTCCTATAACGCCCTTAGAATATATGCCCATAGAAAAAGAACTCATCCCCCCCGGACAAATTGCCGTACATCGAGGTGCGGAAGTTAGGGCGATAGATGGGCGAGTAGGACGAGTTGATGAATTTGTGGTCGAACCGAGTAATGGTCATATTACTCACCTAATTATGCGAGAAGGGCATCTTTGGATGACAAAAGATATTGTTATTCCCCTAAAAGCCATCGAAAAAATGGAAGAAGAGATCGTGTATTTAAACATAGATAAAAAAGGAGTTGAGTCATTACCCGAAATTAATGTTAAGCGGCTTTTTGGTTAATAAAAACTTAAAGGCATCATCAAAGCAAAGACGAAAAAAACTAGCACAAATTAAAAAATATTATTGAGGTTAAACGGGTGACTATTTCCCTTACTTCTGAAGTTCCCACTCAAACAGCCGCTTGGCACTGGCAACAATGGAACAGTTTGCCTTATTTGACTTGTTCATTATTACAAGACTGGCAACACGGCTTTTTTACGCAGCAATTTTATCCTCATCCGCCAGAAGAATTAGTCGAGGTATTGCAACCGGGAGCATCTGTATATCGAGTTAAACAGGTGCATGACCGGCGCGTACTCACTTCAAAAGAAATAGAAGCAGCGATTAAAAATGAAAAAATAGAAGAAAAGTATCCACCGGCCGATGGAATCATTACCGACCAACCTCAGCAGTCAATCTGGGTGGCTAGTGCTGATTGTACCCCGGTTTTGATCGCCGATGTCAAGACCCGAAAAACCGCAGCAATTCACGCAGGATGGCGAGGAACAGCTAAAAAGATTGTTCCCGAAGCAATTTCACGATTAATAAATTTTGGTAGTGATCGGGAAAATTTAAGAATTGCTCTTGGTCCGGCCATCTCTGGAGAAGTGTATCAAGTGTCTCAGGAAGTGGCCTTAGAAGTCGGGTCTAGTTTACTCAACTGGCAAGAATTAGACACCAGAGAAAGCCTTATAAAAGCCTTACAAGAGATGCCCGGTTCACCCATTCTCGAAGATCCAGAACCCGGACGGGTTAAATTAGATGTCAGACGAGTCAATGTATTACAACTGCTATCATTAGGCATTGCTGAGGAACAGATCGCCATCGCGCCTTATTGTACCTATCAGCAACCTGAGTATTTCTTTTCTTATCGGCGAACCAATGAAAAAAAAGTTCAATGGTCAGGAATTGTTAGTAATAATCTCTAAACAATGATTCCTTTGATTTTTTGATGAACTAGGATTTTTTATTGATCATTATAATCACAGTTATCAGATACAATAAAATCTAACAATCATCAATTATTTAAAATGACATCACCCACCTCGACTACTGGAGCAGATGCCGTAGATGCCGCCATCGAAGCCGGAATCGACTTTGACGGTACCCCCATAGACTCTGCTAAATTAGAACTATACAAACAAGTCATGGTCCTTGAAGGTCAACGTCAGCGCAGTGGCGTAACTAATACCATGCGTTCGCGTATTGTCCGTATAGGAGCAAAGCACATCCCTCAAGAACAATTAAACCAACTGCTCACAAAAGCCGGTTTTGCTCCCTTAAAAGAAAAAGAAATCGCTTTCTATTATGGTTAAGCAGTAGCCATAGCAGGCCGATAATGACTCCAGGGGTTAAGCGCCTCCAACTGTGCCGCTAAAGCGATCAAAGTGATTTCATCAGCCGCACCTCCAACCAACTGAACGGCTATCGGTAAACCATTTTCATCAAACCCCGTCGGAATGGTAATGGCGGGTAAACCACTGGCATTACAAGGAGGACAAGGAGCAACCCAATTAATCATTTTTTCTAGGGTTTCTTGTGGCGGCAAGTTTTCCCATTCCCCGATTCGGATAGCTTGATGCAAATAAACCGGTAACACCAACACATCATACTCTTGAAAAAAAGCCACCAAGGAACGAGAAATCATTTGCAGAGTTCGTACCGCTTGCAAATATTGCCCGGCTGATGTTTGTTGTTCTCCTAGCCATTGATTGAGGGGACACAGGAGTTCTAAAGGAATACCCGCCGCCGCGACTCCAGATTGCCAGACAATCTTAAAAGGTTCAAGTAACCCCTCAACATTAAAACATCCCTCTTCTACAATATGCCCCATCTCCTCTAAACGTTTAGCCGTCTCTCTTACCGCTTGCCCAACAATAGGTACAGATTCCGGAAAACCCGCTAAAGAGGGAGAAAAAGCAATGCGTAATTGACCGACATCTTCACCAGTAGCCGCTAAAAA is from Gloeothece verrucosa PCC 7822 and encodes:
- the pgeF gene encoding peptidoglycan editing factor PgeF, with amino-acid sequence MTISLTSEVPTQTAAWHWQQWNSLPYLTCSLLQDWQHGFFTQQFYPHPPEELVEVLQPGASVYRVKQVHDRRVLTSKEIEAAIKNEKIEEKYPPADGIITDQPQQSIWVASADCTPVLIADVKTRKTAAIHAGWRGTAKKIVPEAISRLINFGSDRENLRIALGPAISGEVYQVSQEVALEVGSSLLNWQELDTRESLIKALQEMPGSPILEDPEPGRVKLDVRRVNVLQLLSLGIAEEQIAIAPYCTYQQPEYFFSYRRTNEKKVQWSGIVSNNL
- the dndD gene encoding DNA sulfur modification protein DndD, with the protein product MIFTELVLENFGPYAGKHTINLRPEIEENTRPIILFGGMNGGGKTTLMDAMRLALYGSRAQCSTRGNLSYSDFLSQAVNSQTPPYEKARIELAFEHFQDDELLEIRIVRYWEKKPKDGKDHLGILIGKSDQELVEPALANTWDEYIETLLPLGISNLFLFDGEQVKELAEQDIPPQAVIEAIQSLLGLGLAEKLSIDLDILVSRKRKEIATGLQLKDLEKIEEKLKYYQQESEAANRELGNLKNQLERAEKKRKEASNKFRVQGGKIAAQKNQLDLEKKALEKAAEESRKDLCQLAAGILPLELINPLLQQAKNQGEQEIKIQQAKIAKKLLQERDQKLLSYLSELALQSEKLKKIQSFLEQENQILNQTTEADHTSFLNLNEEELKQLTNILDHQLPLETNQAKKQVELLEKIETEMESKEKELALAASPEEYDKLDKALQEADQELRKCQAAYEACQRRFDEAKKGSDKTKKELEKYSEEAIDYQNNEHLIKAAARAKQTLQLFKEKLTLKKLNKLEGEVSQCFRYLLHKTDLVNRVAIDTQNFSLSLYDPNGELIPKHRLSAGEKQLLAIAFLWGLARVSGRNLPVAIDTPLGRLDSSHRSNLVERYFPTASHQVILLSTDTEIGKTEIEQLKELDAIALQYLLKYDSTKRQTTIEPNRYFW
- a CDS encoding small RNA NsiR4-regulated ssr1528 family protein gives rise to the protein MTSPTSTTGADAVDAAIEAGIDFDGTPIDSAKLELYKQVMVLEGQRQRSGVTNTMRSRIVRIGAKHIPQEQLNQLLTKAGFAPLKEKEIAFYYG
- the dndE gene encoding DNA sulfur modification protein DndE, yielding MESPIERIHISQTAREQLIKLKRYTKIENWNILCRWAFCRSLAEPSIPSPVPLPPNSNVEMSWQVFGGEMADVLLIALKMRCYNDGLGTDQETLAHQFRLHLHRGIGYLAGDMTIKKIENLITIPLKENRQ
- a CDS encoding GUN4 domain-containing protein, yielding MSNSYNEGQQELSNQLAEIKLQLTRLTELSSRLAWVEETLLLVEDIYRYEKLQKALLEGDWFEADLETIKIILDLTGKDKDNLKPEDIQYFPVASLKVIDKLWLKYSQGKFGFTVQLKIYQQLGGNLDTTIAKDQKLIEKWGEQLGWRDNHQWRKCDELDYSFNAPTGCHPSQWWNSPYGSKMTNYFLARLIKANL
- a CDS encoding PRC-barrel domain-containing protein yields the protein MTDNKIAIPINADVLCSDEKCGKSSHAIINPITQNITHIVVKDSDLPESSRRIVPIEKISTTTSNTVTLNCSKEELAQMQAFTESHYIKPDNDTLATMLQIEHYEETLLSDPYILPYAIPITPLEYMPIEKELIPPGQIAVHRGAEVRAIDGRVGRVDEFVVEPSNGHITHLIMREGHLWMTKDIVIPLKAIEKMEEEIVYLNIDKKGVESLPEINVKRLFG